In the Syntrophus gentianae genome, ATGCTTGCAGCAGGGCTTGAACTCAACAACAAGGAACTTGCCCGCATCGTTGCGGAAAATTCCACCGAAGCGCTTCTTTGGACCATCAAGGAACTGGGTGTCAAATATAAACCCAGGTTGAGCCACCTGGGGGGACATTCCGTGGCAAGGACTTATAACACGGCAAACACGTCGGGATCGGGTATCATCAAACCAATGCTGGCCAAATGCCGTGACCTCGGCATTCCCATCCGCCTCAAAACATACCTCACCCAGTTTATCTTGAGTAAGAGCGGTGAAATGGAAGGCGTTGCAGTCCGGGAGGACTATCTCTTTCCCAATCGCAAAAGCGGCGTGTTGAAGCGAATCAGGGCAAAAAGGGCCGTGATCCTGGCAACGGGAGGATTCAGCCAGGACAAAGAGTTCAGGGTCATTCAGGACCCCAAGTTGACGGAAGAAATCGAGAGCACCAATCACCAGGGCGCAACGGCTGAAGGTCTTATAGCCGCATTGAAGGCCAGCGCCACTCCAATCCAGCTCTCGTTGATACAGCTTGGCCCCTGGGCGTCCCGGGATGAAGAAGGTTTCGGTGTCGGTTCCATGTTCTCCATGCTGGCGGGGTTCCCCTACGGAATCCTGATAGATGTCAGGACCGGCAAACGTTTCATAAACGAGCAGGCCGACCGCAAGCTCCTGGTTGACGCCATGTTGAGCTCCGACAGGGAGTCCATTGCCATCGTCGATCAAAAAGGGGGGCAGCACGCATCCACCCTGGACCAGTGCCTGAAGCGCGGGGTCGTCAAGAAATTTGAGTCTATAAAAGAATTGGCCGCGGCGAATACGGTGCCCCTCGCTCCACTGAAGGAAACGATAGAAGTCTATAACTCTCTCATTGAAAAAGGCAGGAACGACGCGTTCGGCAAACCGCTGCCTATAGATCTCCAGCCTATCAGGGTCCCGCCTTATTATTCCATACGCCTGACCCCCAAAATCCATCATTGCATGGGAGGCATCCAGATCAATGCGGAGGCACAGGTCGTTCATATCGAGACACACCGACCGATCAGCCGTTTTTATGCAGCGGGAGAAGTCACGGGGGGCGTGCATGGCGCCAGCCGGCTGGGCAGCAACGCCATTCCAGAATGCATCATCTTCGGCAGGATTGCCGGGATAAATGCAGCCGCGCAAAAGCCGCGACCATAAAGCCTTTCAAGCGGATATCGGGCATATGATGATACCCGATATCTACTACCCTGCGCGCCCATACTGGGTAAACAGGCGAAACAACAGCAAAATATCTTGAGGCAGTTTCACTGAATGGCTTGATGACTTTCTCCTTAACATTCTTCACGACCCAGCCAGCCGCCTCTGTTGCATCCCAAAGTCCATAATTGACTTATTAAAATAACTATGCAAAATTACAGTTGGTAATGCCTTAAACCATGGCGAAAAAGGTGGGGGAGTATAGACATGAAAGACAAAATCAGGAAATTTGCATTTGACCAGGGCATTGACGATATCGGCTTTGCGGCGGTTTCGGACTACAACAGCCCGCAAAGTCCAAAGATTGAGACTCTTTATCCTGAAGCAAAATCGATTGTCGTGACCTGCTTTAAAGAGATGTCCCATATTGACAGCCCCAGCCCGCAGATCGCAATGAACGGGCGACTGGACTTACAAGAATTCACACGGATGACCAATTATAAAATCGCGAGGTTTCTCGAGAAAGAGTGCGGTGCGCGAGCGATGAGCGTTCCTCTTTCCTATCCGATGGAGTTAAGTCCGCAAAATCCGAGGAGCGTTGCCGATGTTTCCCTGCGTCATGCGGCGGTCGCAGCCGGCCTGGGCGTCTTCGGCCGCCACAATCTGGTGATTCATCCGCGTTTGGGAGCACGGGTGCTTTTCATGGCGGTACTTACCGATCTGGAACTTCCTTCCGATCCAAAAGTGACGGAAGATCTCTGCACCCGATGCAACATCTGCGTAGAAAGCTGCCCAGCCTCAGCGCTCGATACCGAGGGGCAAACCGATGTTGGAAAATGTCTTATGGTTTCTCAACCCTACGGACTTCCCAAAATAATCGGCTTCTGGATGAAATGGATGGGAAAGTCGCCGGAGGAACGGAAGAAGATGCTTTTCAGCAAGGATTTCTTCATGACCTACCAGGCCAGCTTCATC is a window encoding:
- a CDS encoding flavocytochrome c yields the protein MKSIWDEEYDIVIIGSGFAGLSAAIEAGKVCPSVIVLEKMPAPGGNSSISGGLFAAAASPLQAKDRIIDSPELMLSDMLAAGLELNNKELARIVAENSTEALLWTIKELGVKYKPRLSHLGGHSVARTYNTANTSGSGIIKPMLAKCRDLGIPIRLKTYLTQFILSKSGEMEGVAVREDYLFPNRKSGVLKRIRAKRAVILATGGFSQDKEFRVIQDPKLTEEIESTNHQGATAEGLIAALKASATPIQLSLIQLGPWASRDEEGFGVGSMFSMLAGFPYGILIDVRTGKRFINEQADRKLLVDAMLSSDRESIAIVDQKGGQHASTLDQCLKRGVVKKFESIKELAAANTVPLAPLKETIEVYNSLIEKGRNDAFGKPLPIDLQPIRVPPYYSIRLTPKIHHCMGGIQINAEAQVVHIETHRPISRFYAAGEVTGGVHGASRLGSNAIPECIIFGRIAGINAAAQKPRP
- a CDS encoding 4Fe-4S binding protein, whose amino-acid sequence is MKDKIRKFAFDQGIDDIGFAAVSDYNSPQSPKIETLYPEAKSIVVTCFKEMSHIDSPSPQIAMNGRLDLQEFTRMTNYKIARFLEKECGARAMSVPLSYPMELSPQNPRSVADVSLRHAAVAAGLGVFGRHNLVIHPRLGARVLFMAVLTDLELPSDPKVTEDLCTRCNICVESCPASALDTEGQTDVGKCLMVSQPYGLPKIIGFWMKWMGKSPEERKKMLFSKDFFMTYQASFIGFQYFCFKCFNSCPVRGNDS